A segment of the Daphnia pulex isolate KAP4 chromosome 10, ASM2113471v1 genome:
aaataatCGATATTGCGATAATAATAACTGCTAATTGAGTTTTTCGGACGTAAAGTGTAGATAGAAATAGaaggtttgtgtgtgtgtgtgtgtgaaaaacCGCATTGTAgtagaatttgttttaattgagtTTCTACCGGGAAGATTTTCTCTTAGAGCGTCTCTTTGCGTGGGTTGTATAATGCACCTGGATGACTCATGCAACTTCCTATAGACTGGTATATACGCTCCAGGCGAAATAGAGAGCGAAGGGGGGGAAGGTGGACACATACCTTATGGAGAAGGGTCCCCTTCAAACAGGTACAAcaaatttctcattttatcCACCCTTCTTCACTTAACCTTGATAGTTGTATGTATATACCTTcctcatttttcttattgttatcAATGTTTCAACGAGCGCGTCTCGTATATCTATTtcgaaaataacattttccaaCCTGTCAAGCGATTTCTTCCACTCCGGcccgttatcttttttttttcaaacgtcaTCGCCCCAATTGGGGGATTCTGAGGTTCCAGCGAAATCCTTGAAtccaaagaaaaatcttttctctccaCCCTTTTCATATATTTCTGTGAATAAATAGAACGAATGGATAATGTATAGATGTGAATTCACTCGTCGCCAGTTACCATAACCATTCGAAATCCTTGGGCGGTGTATAGTACAAcaccacacaacaacaacaacaatctttagaaagaaaaaaaaagaactcgttAACCGAGACAACATGTAgagagttgttgttgtgtgtaaatcatttgaattctcAATGTCAAACTGACATTGGCGACCTGGATTtattccatccatccgtctgtttatttttaaaaaataataaaatacaatttttaaaagaggaTAAAGAAACTGGACATTAACCTCCAGACGGATGGAGCCGGATTTAGGAGGGGGGATTCtgcatttcttatttgatatttaaaaaagaaatttttatttttttcaaagaaatgacAGGGTCTTTCACCCCCagcaaacaataaaacaaaaaaaagttcaccCTCCCTCCTTTGACGTACGTACACACCTCTCTTATTATTTTACcttggagaagaaagaaaaagaaaaatagaatttgaaacaaatggAGGGCATCTGCGTAAGTACTTTCAGTCTGGACCAATCAGCGATCGGACACAGCAAATTCATGATCCCTGTGTTTTGACGTCATCAACACCATTCAattgataagaaaaacaatatgGCTTGTGTGGGTGTAGAGATATATAcatgttttatctttttccgAATGTGGAATGTCTCAATAAAATATAAGAGCTGAGCTCTATAGACTATCAGCCAGTTTGTGAAACCACTTCGTGAATCGTAATTATCCActtttttgtgtctgtgcTGGCGACAGTGTTTTATTTACAGTGCAGTGTcgaccggtttttttttaaatttatctcaTCCACCATCCGCTCACTTTTCCTGTGCAgtttttttcccattattattattattttatttttttacctgacCACCACGTCgaacgaattaaaaaataaaagtgggaGGAGCTATCGGGGGGTGGTGGCTAAaaggtgtagtagtagtacgcAGCAAGTGTGGAGTGGGAAAAGGCCTGGACTCTGGTTATTAGTCTGCTGCACGTTGGCCAGTCAAGTCGTGTCGAAAACtcgctgttgtgtgtgtcgttcaaagtttgaaacaagaaaaataacccAGCGCGTGTGTGAGTGGAATTTGAAACCAATCAAATTTCGCTCTAGTGACAACAAGCGAATAGAAAAACACGGACGAATCGgatttttgttaattattttcttccacggaaataaaaaaaaaaaaaattcgtgcGTGTGTGACgcaagattttgttttgtgtgtgtgctatttTTCGCCGGtgaactttttgtttcggttATCTTTCGACAAGATAACGGTATATAATCCCAGCGATAACCAGAGATAAATACATTCGATTGCTGGCCATGTCTTGATGAAAATTTCGAGACATTTTCTCCCGAACccataataagaaaaataagaaagagagagaagaaaagtgtgTATAGCAAATCGAATGCATCATCGCCGCCGTCAGCGCTCTCTGCCGGCTACTCCGCCGTATTGATCGGTCGGTCCTCCCGTCCATTTTCCCCCCTACGGCGGCCATTCAAAAAGGAGCCCCTTGGCGACTGCGCGCACAGCCTCTACTCGACCGTGGAACATGGTATACAACACAGACTCTTTAATCCGCCAgcaataaggaaaaaagatacaaaCCCCCGTGTGAAGTGAAaacgaaggaaagaaaaaatattttttccagcCGTCATGGCTCAAGCGATGGATCTCAATTCGAATAACGTGACGGCGGAATTAACTCCAGTGGCGGCGCTGGAATCTCGCAACGCTCCATCGGCCATCCACGTCCGAAACCTGtgccacaacaacagcagcagcagccccaccAATGCCAATCTCCAGTAAGTTTTGTGTCTTattccaaaaaaaatatgaaattatcATTCGTCCTAATAATTTTCTCTgccgaaaagaaattgaaacaactGCGTTGACACTTGACATCATCGCCATTCTAATAAAACACAcatatagatagatagaggGTCACGTGATGGACGCATTCCTATCCTAATGCAAATACAGCAGATGGTATCACATAGTTTGACatcaacagacacacacacactgctgctgctgcccaccTGTATTCTATTTTCTACattgaaaagaatagaaaggGGGGTGTGTGTTATATAGGAATCTGCGAGTCAATATGTATAGCGGGAGGGAGAGAGGCTTTTAACAGCGCTAAACGGCCAACAGTGGCGGCAGTCGTCGTTCACTTTTGGTTGTCACCAGTTCGTATTGAGTTCGCCATGTTGCTGATTTGTTGCGGCAGGAAAAGTCTTTCAGACGGGAGCACTTCCGGCTCATCCAACAACGCGGAACACCTAGTTCACGACAGCAGGTTCTAGCTAATAAGCGcctatagttttttttttcctttttcttagtaaaaaccccaaaaattccttttctctttttactttgaCGGGGAAATTCCTGTCGCCTTGAGCGATTTCAGAACAGAAAGAGAGCGTGTCCAAGTTCGTTCATATTTTTCCACCACCGAATATAAAAATCGAATTGCGAAATTAACCGTCCCGTCCAAGGTTAATTGGTGTATTGACTACAcgacgaattttgttttgcatagaaatttaaaaaaaaatggaggccAAGTAAACGACCGCTGGCAAAAGTTTGAAACatcgaaaaaaagggccagttGAGTGGCCCAGTTGGTGTGACGTCGTCGCACAAAACAATTACTGACTTGGAAgcgaaaatataaaaatcccCAACGTGCAGACAGACGCACACGCCCAGTTGTGTATAGGTGAACGACTGCGTGTTTTTCCCCCAAACGGTTAacgttccctttttttttaaattttcccgaGGCCGAAAAATAAGTTTggcgaaaaaagggaaaggaatgATTTCGTAATAGTTTATGGTCATATACTAAATACACACCttctggtttttatttgtacaaTGTCTCAATTGGTATTGACACTTGTCCAGGGTTTTCCCGTGACAATGTGTGTGACGTATAGTAGTACTTAATTGGTTAATGATTGGcggaatttggtttttttaaaaaaggatggCCTATCACACTTCGGCGGGAGTTTCAAATGCAACAATTCCGGCACCTATACAGACGCAAGTTTGTTCGTCGCCAGCCGGGCCGTCGGGTCAACAGAATTTGGCCGTCGTGACAGCCGCCGCCCATGATTTGACCGATTCACGCAGTGGATGGTTGGATGGCATTTTCGGCTGCTTCCGGCCCGTTTTTTGGAATTTGACAGCCAAAGCCAACAAAGGTAGATAATTATTATTGTTCAAAATGTGTGCCCATTTCGAAATATAGTTTGGTTGGTTTACCTGACAACATTTGAACGTATTAGACGAATGGGAGATTCCGTCTGAAGCGCTCCGTGAACTTGAATGGTTGGCATCCGGAGCTCAAGGTGCTGTTTACAAATGCCGGATGCGTAATGAGATCGTGGCCGTCAAACGGGTCAAAGATAAAAGAGAAGCCGATATCCGGCATCTCCGTCAACTGCACCATCCCAACATTATCCGCTTCAAgtaaataaagagaaaatttccccgttattattattaattccgGAATTTCTTGataatcaatttgttttattcttttcaggGGAGCGTGTACACAAGCGCCGAATTATTGTTTGGTGATGGAATATTGTCCAAACGGAACGTTGTACAATTTCTTACGCAACGACGAGAATAAATTGTCGCCCAGGCTGACCGTTGACTGGGCCGTTCAAATCGCTTCCGGAATGCACTACCTCCATCAACACAAAATCATCCACCGTGACCTGAAAAGTCCCAAGTACGTTtacattatctttttttaaatctacaATTCCggctaaaattttttaatttcattatctTTTAGTGTTCTACTAGCCGAGAACAATGTGGTTAAAATCAGCGATTTCGGCACGTGCCGGACGTGGAACGAAATCAGCGTCGAAATGTCCTTTATAGGAACATACGCCTGGATGGCGCCGGAAGTCATCCGCAAAGAACTCTGCTCTGAAAAGATGGATGTTTGGTAAGttattctaattattttaaaaaattaatgaaattaaaattaactgGAACATTTATTGGAATTGAAGGTCTTATGGCGTGGTTCTATGGGAATTGCTGACCAGTGAAAGTCCTTATCGTGACATTGATCAAGCTGCCATCATTTACGGCGTGGGCACCAACCGACTTCACTTGCCTCTTCCGCCTTCGGTTCCGGCGGGTTTCCTCCTCCTGATGCGGATGTGCTGGGACCCGAAACCGCGAAACCGGCCGtcgttttcttccattttgctCCATCTGTCGATCGCTTCTGCCGATCTGGTGACTCAGGAACCGGAACACTACGCCGCCCAGCAATTCCAGTGGAAGAAGGAGGTGCGCTCTTGTCTCAAGAGCATCGGCCATTCCGCTTCGGCGGCTTCCAGCACTTGCAGCGCCACCACCCGCAGGGATCatcgccgccaccgccaaGGCTCGTCTTCGGTGGATTCTTCCAACGACAACCtcaatcaaaacaacaacaacaacagcaacagtagCAGCAGCGATAATAGCCGGCCACCGCAACAGCAGCGATTCGACGATTCCGGCGGCGACGATCAGCTGTTGAGGCGGCTGGCCGAAATGAAACACGTCAATGACATCCGCGCCCTCTACGAGGAGAAACTCGAACGAGTCAACTGCCTCTACGCCGAAGTGGCTTCCCTCAAAGCGATCCTGGAGGAACAAGCGAGAAACaaaccaaagtaaaatttaatctTATCCTAATTCTATGAATTGATTAACTGgatgaattccatttttaaggagagagaagacaCGCAAGAGGAGCTACAAGAGGTGTCTGGTCCGACCGATTCAGGATCGGTTGATTGGAGCCAAACGATCGTATTCGACGTGTGTGGATAATAAGCCGCGCTCGGCCGTTTTCCTGGAAGTGGAGGAGAATTCCGTTCAGCCCGTCACGGTTTTGCGGCCGCTGCCCGGCAGCCAGTACCAACCGTCACCGCAGTTGGTCAGCAGCACCAAACGGCGCTCGTGTCGCGTCAAAGTTCTGTCGCATTCCCAGTCACTACACCGGCGATCCTGGAGCGTCGGAGGATCCAACGTCCACCAGACGATGATGAGACGGAGTGAGTCGCACCTCCGTCGGCTGGAACACATTTCCGAAAAGACGTCGACGCCGCCGGCGGCCCAGGAACGGGATTCACGGCCGCTGTCCtcatcttcatcctcttccCGTTCGTCTTCCGATCGCCGGAATTCGGCCGCTCTGGTCGACGCCGAGACGCAGACGATAGTCGAAGACGAGCTGGCGGAAGAGCCAACTTGTGTCGTTCGATCCGGCAGCCGGAGGAGTAAAGGCGACGGCCTGGAATCGCCCGCCATGATCCGTCTGAAACAAACGGGTGAAGAATCGAGCGACAGTGAACCGGAAGTCATCCAGGAAATTGAGGAGGAAACTTACAGATGGGAAAGGAAGCGCGGGCGAGCCAGCGGAAGTAGCCAACATCTTTCGCTGTGCGAATCGTCCAGTCAGAGTTTGAACGAGCCTCGCCAGCTGCAACATTTCGGTATCGGCAGGAGATACACGGTCGATATGAGCCAATACAAGTACAACGACGCTTGGACTCAACGAATCCAGCAGCCGTCCGTATTATTGGACGATGAAACTCATCATCGGTCAGCCCAGCCGGACAAAGGTACTATAACAACATTTGATTTGgtcaattaaaatcaatttttaaatcactTAATTTTGATATGATCAGCAAGCACATTGCCGGCCCGGATGAACGCCCTGACTCTCTCACGACATTCCAGTTGGGAAACGTGTTCCGAACAGGAGGAATCTAGTCTTCCGGCGACCCAAAATGACGGCAGCCTCCGTCGTCGGAGGTTTGTTCTTTAATAAGAAATCAACGTTTAAGTGgttattttaaagttaaatggtcattgtttttttaaaaaatagtttgggACGAAATCCGATTCGTTCACGCAAGTCTTTCAAGGATCGCCCCACTTCCGTCTACTCTGGTAAATCATCCGGTTCCGTCGAAGAGAATCCCTCTTCGCTTCCAGTTGGCGAATTCCAGTCGGACGGCGGGTTCTATTACGATCTGGACGGCAACGTTCAATCGGAAGAACACGATACGACGCTAATGGATTCGTGCGGAAATATTCCGGCCGTCAGACAACAAGAGATTTCACGTCTCGATCTGGCCGGCGACCATTCGCATTCCTtcgcctgaaaaaaaaaaagaaatacaaaattaatataaatGTTGTGTAATTTTCACTTGACCGGAGACAAAATTATGTAATTGTGACAACGAACTTTCCTCCCGTCGTCgactgttttaattttttgttttatcttaaTATTATTCTGTCTGTTGTTGTATTGAGTAGAGATAAATCCGAGCCAATGTGTCAAGCTTATCTTGCCAGCCAATAATATTCCGTTGTATTGTCTTCACATTCCCATACCCACCGTTCGTATAACAGtacttattatatatttgtcTAATAATGTATAAAAATCGATGATTGTTATTTTAGAATTgtgtttataaaaataatgatagaGATATGCGAAATGATGGCCGCGAGATGTTAAAGAATAGTTGAACGTATCGTTTAATTATAATCTGAGGCTCAAATGTATCCATTTGTTTTTGGGTGTGTCATTTGTGGAGTTGACCGAAGAAgctgtttttcacttttgctcAGCTAGTTTTTTAGAGTGAAATAATGTAGGAACTCGATGTGTACTTACACCCGCGCAGAGCTGTGATTTCAGTTggtcattcaaaaaattcaaaacaggCCTATTAAAACTCCACAAAGtacataataaaattaataataataataatatacttCATGTTAGTTTATTATATATTCcgtacatatattttttttaagttcaacGATCATTCCTGCCTTGTGTGTCTCAAAAAGTCTATACAAACAATAATAAACCTTGCCGTCAGGATCGTTAGTACACATAACAACACGAACCTTTGTTGACTTTTAGTTCTTGCCGAGCACGTATTTATTTCCTTGTTGAGTTGAGTTTGAGGAAATGGCTCGTTTAGAATTACCAAACAACGTTGACGTCattatttaattcttttaaattcccaTCCCCTTCACTACCTGCATCCTGCCGCCAGTTCGTTGTCAGATATGATGAGTGACATTCGATAGTCCACATCATCTTGACCAAAATGGCTATAGTCGCTCTTAGTGAAGAACAAGCTGATCTTTTGCTGGATATTAGGGAAGATACGGAACTTGAACTCAACAGTGCAGTTCAGAattgcaataataataacagcaaCAAACCTGTTGAAGGAAAAGgtgggaaattcaaattgcgaTCCGTCCTGTGCACGCATCAGTTCGCCCGATTGTTTCCTAGCAGGCATAGATGTTTTCTTCACGTGACAAGTTTCGTTCACATTTTGTTGGCTCTAGCCCTTCTCATTACCATTCCCAAGTATGTCCAGATCAGCAGCGGGGTTGGGGGTGACAATTTCAGTTCACTGTTTTTCGTCTTGGCCATCACAGCCACTGCCCTTGTCATTCTGATGGGATTGAGAAAGTTTTGGGACCCATCATTTAGTATTTTTAGTAGACTTGAAATTAGGAACATTCTGAGGGATGCACTTATTTTCACCATCAGTTTACTTGGCATCTCGTACTGTTGTGAGGTGGATCGAGTGCCTTGCCACCTTCAAGATGGTCTGTTTTTTCTCTGCATCCCTGTTTCGATAGTGTACATGtccatcaagaaaaagaaaggtatgTTATGCAAATCATAGCTAAATAATTCAGGTGaagaataattcttttttatttttccagaaaatgtcacgaaaaatacaaaactaaTTGGGATGTTGGCAGGATTCATGTCCCTTGTTTTCATGGGTACAGTACCAATGTTGGCTtacaggtaaaacaaaaaattaaatataactGAATCATGTTTTAATCCTTGTCCACCTCAGGTTTTCTTGTAGAGGCCAAGACATGAGTATTGATGAGAATGAAAATACTGAGCTAGAAGGATCTGTTTGGATATTGGCATATGTGATGTTCATAggatttttctcttgttgcaTGTGTGATTTTTGGTCTTGCATCCAAGATCATGAAGATTCATCTAGGTTGGTTAATTCTATCATTTTACACCCTCATTGCTTATTAACATTTTGttgctttaattttattcaggAGAAGTTTTGAGTGGACCTCTtggtttcatttattttcatttgttgcactta
Coding sequences within it:
- the LOC124203627 gene encoding mitogen-activated protein kinase kinase kinase kinase 4-like isoform X1, whose protein sequence is MAQAMDLNSNNVTAELTPVAALESRNAPSAIHVRNLCHNNSSSSPTNANLQMAYHTSAGVSNATIPAPIQTQVCSSPAGPSGQQNLAVVTAAAHDLTDSRSGWLDGIFGCFRPVFWNLTAKANKDEWEIPSEALRELEWLASGAQGAVYKCRMRNEIVAVKRVKDKREADIRHLRQLHHPNIIRFKGACTQAPNYCLVMEYCPNGTLYNFLRNDENKLSPRLTVDWAVQIASGMHYLHQHKIIHRDLKSPNVLLAENNVVKISDFGTCRTWNEISVEMSFIGTYAWMAPEVIRKELCSEKMDVWSYGVVLWELLTSESPYRDIDQAAIIYGVGTNRLHLPLPPSVPAGFLLLMRMCWDPKPRNRPSFSSILLHLSIASADLVTQEPEHYAAQQFQWKKEVRSCLKSIGHSASAASSTCSATTRRDHRRHRQGSSSVDSSNDNLNQNNNNNSNSSSSDNSRPPQQQRFDDSGGDDQLLRRLAEMKHVNDIRALYEEKLERVNCLYAEVASLKAILEEQARNKPKREKTRKRSYKRCLVRPIQDRLIGAKRSYSTCVDNKPRSAVFLEVEENSVQPVTVLRPLPGSQYQPSPQLVSSTKRRSCRVKVLSHSQSLHRRSWSVGGSNVHQTMMRRSESHLRRLEHISEKTSTPPAAQERDSRPLSSSSSSSRSSSDRRNSAALVDAETQTIVEDELAEEPTCVVRSGSRRSKGDGLESPAMIRLKQTGEESSDSEPEVIQEIEEETYRWERKRGRASGSSQHLSLCESSSQSLNEPRQLQHFGIGRRYTVDMSQYKYNDAWTQRIQQPSVLLDDETHHRSAQPDKASTLPARMNALTLSRHSSWETCSEQEESSLPATQNDGSLRRRSLGRNPIRSRKSFKDRPTSVYSGKSSGSVEENPSSLPVGEFQSDGGFYYDLDGNVQSEEHDTTLMDSCGNIPAVRQQEISRLDLAGDHSHSFA
- the LOC124203627 gene encoding mitogen-activated protein kinase kinase kinase kinase 4-like isoform X2; protein product: MLLICCGRKSLSDGSTSGSSNNAEHLVHDSRMAYHTSAGVSNATIPAPIQTQVCSSPAGPSGQQNLAVVTAAAHDLTDSRSGWLDGIFGCFRPVFWNLTAKANKDEWEIPSEALRELEWLASGAQGAVYKCRMRNEIVAVKRVKDKREADIRHLRQLHHPNIIRFKGACTQAPNYCLVMEYCPNGTLYNFLRNDENKLSPRLTVDWAVQIASGMHYLHQHKIIHRDLKSPNVLLAENNVVKISDFGTCRTWNEISVEMSFIGTYAWMAPEVIRKELCSEKMDVWSYGVVLWELLTSESPYRDIDQAAIIYGVGTNRLHLPLPPSVPAGFLLLMRMCWDPKPRNRPSFSSILLHLSIASADLVTQEPEHYAAQQFQWKKEVRSCLKSIGHSASAASSTCSATTRRDHRRHRQGSSSVDSSNDNLNQNNNNNSNSSSSDNSRPPQQQRFDDSGGDDQLLRRLAEMKHVNDIRALYEEKLERVNCLYAEVASLKAILEEQARNKPKREKTRKRSYKRCLVRPIQDRLIGAKRSYSTCVDNKPRSAVFLEVEENSVQPVTVLRPLPGSQYQPSPQLVSSTKRRSCRVKVLSHSQSLHRRSWSVGGSNVHQTMMRRSESHLRRLEHISEKTSTPPAAQERDSRPLSSSSSSSRSSSDRRNSAALVDAETQTIVEDELAEEPTCVVRSGSRRSKGDGLESPAMIRLKQTGEESSDSEPEVIQEIEEETYRWERKRGRASGSSQHLSLCESSSQSLNEPRQLQHFGIGRRYTVDMSQYKYNDAWTQRIQQPSVLLDDETHHRSAQPDKASTLPARMNALTLSRHSSWETCSEQEESSLPATQNDGSLRRRSLGRNPIRSRKSFKDRPTSVYSGKSSGSVEENPSSLPVGEFQSDGGFYYDLDGNVQSEEHDTTLMDSCGNIPAVRQQEISRLDLAGDHSHSFA